From the genome of Spinacia oleracea cultivar Varoflay chromosome 2, BTI_SOV_V1, whole genome shotgun sequence, one region includes:
- the LOC110800893 gene encoding desmethyl-deoxy-podophyllotoxin synthase — translation MEVSWLLLALSIFPLFILFKLFKKPPPTNLPPGPPKLPLIGNLHQLARGNTLPHRRLAELAAVHGPIMHLKLGEVSTVIISSAEMAKEVMKTHDAVFCSRPTIMVGKEIFYDSSDIGLAPYGEYWRQVRKISVLELFTAKRVQSFRPIREEEVAELRASLRLEAGSVVNLSKKLFGLTFKISSRLAFSKRGKDQEEFQALITAITEAASGFSIADVYPSVEWLHSISGTKKKFKELVCESNRILDPIIDEHKSKNSDQDHQVEEDLVDVLLKFHKDNVKSPQDFCLSTDNIKAVVLELFGAGSDTSSTAMEWAISELLKNPKEMEKAQAEVRRVYQGEAIVDETKLHELKYLKQVIKETLRLHPSLPLLVPRESVERCQIQSHEIPSKTRVVINAWGIARDPEFWPEPERFNPERFDECSIDHKGTNFELIPFGAGRRMCPGMTLGLANVELPLAMLLCHFDWKLPPGVESPEYLDMDESFGIAVRRKNELHVIPIPYSY, via the exons atggAGGTTTCTTGGCTATTGTTAGCACTCTCCATATTTCCCCTCTTCATATtattcaaacttttcaaaaaacCACCTCCAACAAATTTACCACCAGGACCTCCAAAATTACCCTTGATCGGAAACCTCCACCAGCTAGCAAGGGGTAACACCCTCCCACACCGTCGCCTGGCCGAGCTAGCGGCGGTGCACGGACCCATCATGCACCTCAAACTCGGGGAAGTCTCTACCGTTATTATATCATCGGCGGAGATGGCAAAGGAGGTGATGAAAACTCACGACGCGGTGTTTTGTAGTAGGCCGACTATTATGGTTGGGAAGGAGATCTTTTACGATTCTTCTGATATTGGACTTGCTCCGTACGGTGAGTATTGGCGGCAGGTGAGGAAGATATCGGTGCTTGAGCTTTTTACGGCGAAGCGGGTGCAATCTTTCCGGCCGATTAGGGAGGAGGAGGTGGCGGAGTTAAGGGCGTCGTTAAGGTTGGAGGCGGGGTCTGTTGTTAATCTTAGCAAGAAACTCTTTGGCCTTACTTTCAAGATTTCGTCTAG GTTAGCCTTCAGTAAGAGAGGCAAAGACCAAGAAGAATTTCAAGCCCTAATTACAGCTATTACAGAGGCTGCCTCTGGTTTCTCCATTGCAGACGTCTACCCGTCGGTCGAGTGGCTTCATTCAATAAGTGGGACGAAGAAGAAATTCAAGGAGCTTGTTTGCGAATCCAATAGAATACTTGATCCTATTATTGATGAACACAAGTCTAAGAATAGCGATCAAGATCATCAAGTAGAGGAAGACTTGGTGGATGTTCTTCTCAAGTTTCATAAAGATAATGTCAAATCCCCTCAAGATTTTTGCTTGAGTACTGACAACATTAAGGCAGTTGTATTG GAGCTTTTTGGTGCTGGAAGCGATACCTCTTCAACGGCAATGGAATGGGCAATATCTGAATTGCTAAAGAATCCAAAAGAAATGGAGAAGGCACAAGCTGAGGTACGACGAGTATATCAAGGGGAAGCAATAGTTGATGAGACAAAGCTACACGAGCTCAAGTACTTGAAACAAGTGATCAAAGAAACCTTAAGACTTCATCCTTCACTTCCTCTCTTGGTTCCTAGAGAATCCGTCGAGAGATGTCAAATCCAATCTCATGAGATACCTTCCAAAACTCGAGTAGTTATCAACGCATGGGGTATAGCAAGAGATCCTGAATTTTGGCCGGAGCCTGAGAGATTCAATCCCGAACGATTTGATGAGTGTTCAATAGATCACAAAGGAACTAATTTCGAGCTAATTCCATTCGGTGCAGGGAGAAGAATGTGTCCCGGCATGACACTTGGTTTAGCGAATGTTGAGCTTCCATTAGCCATGCTACTCTGCCATTTTGATTGGAAATTACCTCCTGGTGTTGAAAGTCCTGAATATCTAGATATGGATGAATCCTTTGGCATAGCAGTGAGGAGGAAAAATGAGTTGCATGTAATTCCTATTCCTTACTCTTACTAA